In Phlebotomus papatasi isolate M1 chromosome 1, Ppap_2.1, whole genome shotgun sequence, the following proteins share a genomic window:
- the LOC129798104 gene encoding cuticle protein 19-like — MKFYQALICLVFAVVAVYAFPGHHAESYANLNQHHHDHHEEHHYAPAPYKFEYGVKDPHTGDNKEAWEHSDGHYVKGSYSLYEPDGTKRVVDYTADPHFGFNAVVKKIGHAHHHYLPHH; from the exons ATGAAGTTCTATCAG GCTCTTATCTGTCTAGTCTTTGCCGTGGTTGCTGTTTATGCATTCCCAGGACATCATGCTGAGAGCTATGCTAATCTCAATCAGCATCATCATGATCACCATGAGGAGCATCACTAT GCACCAGCCCCCTACAAGTTCGAATACGGAGTAAAAGATCCCCATACCGGAGATAACAAGGAAGCCTGGGAGCACAGCGATGGACATTATGTAAAAGGTTCCTATTCCCTATACGAGCCTGATGGTACAAAGAGGGTAGTTGATTACACTGCTGATCCTCACTTCGGTTTTAATGCCGTAGTTAAGAAGATCGGACATGCCCACCATCACTATCTTCCACACCATTGA